A section of the Rhodobacter sp. genome encodes:
- the ugpA gene encoding sn-glycerol-3-phosphate ABC transporter permease UgpA, translating to MQTKRMTFSSRWLPYALLAPQVIITLIFFVWPASQALWQSLLRQDPFGLRTTFVWFRNFERLFADPTYVDSMKTTALFAIGTTLLSLSVSLLFAVMVNRMIRSRDLYTTFLVWPYAVAPAVAGVLWWFIFNPSVGILPYMLEMLGYDWNHRLHAGDAMALVILAAAWKQISYNFLFFLAGLQSIPQSLIEAAAIDGAGRTKRFWTIIFPLLSPTTFFLMVVNIVYAMFDTFGVIHATTEGGPAQATNILVYKVFRDGFIGNNLGSSAAQSVILMGIVIVLTVVQFRWIERRVNY from the coding sequence ATGCAGACCAAGCGCATGACCTTTTCCAGCCGGTGGTTGCCTTATGCCCTGCTGGCGCCCCAGGTGATCATCACGCTGATCTTCTTTGTCTGGCCAGCCAGCCAGGCGCTTTGGCAGTCCCTGTTGCGCCAGGACCCGTTCGGGCTGCGCACCACATTTGTCTGGTTTCGCAATTTCGAGCGTCTCTTCGCCGATCCGACCTATGTCGATTCGATGAAGACGACCGCCCTTTTCGCCATCGGCACGACGCTGCTCAGCCTGTCGGTGTCGCTGCTGTTCGCGGTGATGGTGAACCGGATGATCCGCTCGCGCGATCTCTACACCACATTTCTGGTCTGGCCCTACGCGGTCGCGCCGGCCGTGGCCGGGGTGTTGTGGTGGTTCATCTTCAACCCGTCGGTCGGCATCTTGCCCTACATGCTGGAGATGCTGGGCTATGACTGGAACCACCGGTTGCACGCGGGCGACGCGATGGCGCTGGTCATTCTGGCCGCCGCCTGGAAGCAGATCAGCTACAATTTCCTGTTTTTCCTGGCCGGGCTGCAATCCATTCCGCAGTCGCTGATCGAAGCCGCCGCCATCGACGGCGCCGGGCGGACAAAGCGGTTCTGGACCATCATCTTTCCGCTTCTGTCGCCCACGACCTTTTTCCTGATGGTCGTGAACATCGTCTACGCGATGTTCGACACGTTCGGCGTGATCCACGCCACCACCGAGGGCGGCCCGGCGCAGGCCACCAATATCCTGGTCTACAAGGTCTTTCGCGACGGGTTTATCGGCAACAACCTGGGGTCGTCGGCCGCGCAATCGGTGATCCTGATGGGCATCGTCATCGTCCTGACCGTGGTTCAGTTCCGCTGGATCGAACGGCGCGTGAACTACTGA
- the ugpB gene encoding sn-glycerol-3-phosphate ABC transporter substrate-binding protein UgpB, which produces MFKHSLLAATALALVAPAAASAQTEIQWWHAMGGRLGELVEEIAANFNASQSDYVVVPSFRGTYAETMNGAIAAFRAGEQPAIVQVFEVGTGTMMAAEGAVYPIYQLMADHHANFDPAAYLPAVVGYYTDPDGNMLSFPFNSSTPILYYNKDIFAAAGLDPNTPPRTWADMETMSRQIISSGAASCGFTTRWPSWVHLENFLAWHNLPLATQQNGFAGFDTELVLNQQAPLIRHWENLARWQSEGVFSWAGGGAGPDAGPKFYSGECAMMMESSAGRAGVLSNATFNVGYGMMPYYDDVAGAPQNSIIGGATLWVLTGQSQAQYEGVARFFEFLSQPEQQAWWHQNTGYLPITQAAYDLTREQGYYDANPGADISIQQMNLNPPTENSRGLRFGNFVQIRDVISEEMEAMITGAETAQQAADNVVSRGDALLRDFQATMQ; this is translated from the coding sequence ATGTTCAAACACAGCCTTCTGGCCGCGACCGCGCTGGCGCTCGTGGCGCCCGCCGCGGCCTCGGCGCAGACCGAAATCCAGTGGTGGCACGCGATGGGCGGCCGGCTGGGCGAACTGGTCGAGGAGATCGCGGCCAATTTCAACGCCAGCCAGTCCGATTACGTCGTCGTGCCCAGCTTTCGCGGCACCTACGCGGAAACCATGAACGGCGCGATCGCCGCGTTCCGCGCCGGTGAGCAACCCGCCATCGTGCAGGTGTTCGAGGTCGGCACCGGCACCATGATGGCGGCCGAGGGCGCGGTGTATCCGATCTATCAGCTGATGGCCGACCACCACGCGAATTTCGACCCCGCGGCCTATCTGCCGGCCGTCGTCGGCTATTACACCGACCCCGACGGCAACATGCTGTCCTTCCCGTTCAATTCGTCCACGCCGATCCTGTATTACAACAAGGACATCTTCGCGGCCGCCGGTCTGGACCCGAACACGCCGCCGCGCACCTGGGCCGACATGGAAACCATGTCGCGCCAGATCATCAGTTCGGGCGCGGCAAGCTGCGGCTTCACCACCCGCTGGCCCAGCTGGGTGCATCTTGAGAACTTCCTGGCCTGGCACAACCTGCCCCTGGCCACGCAGCAGAACGGCTTTGCCGGGTTCGACACCGAACTGGTGCTGAACCAGCAGGCGCCCCTGATCCGCCATTGGGAAAACCTGGCGCGCTGGCAGTCCGAAGGCGTGTTCAGCTGGGCAGGCGGCGGTGCGGGTCCGGACGCGGGACCCAAGTTCTATTCGGGCGAATGCGCGATGATGATGGAAAGCTCGGCCGGGCGCGCGGGCGTTCTGTCGAACGCCACCTTCAACGTCGGTTACGGCATGATGCCCTATTACGACGACGTGGCGGGCGCGCCGCAGAATTCGATCATCGGCGGGGCGACGCTGTGGGTTCTCACCGGACAGTCCCAGGCCCAATACGAGGGCGTTGCGCGCTTCTTCGAGTTCCTCTCGCAGCCCGAGCAGCAAGCCTGGTGGCACCAGAACACGGGCTATCTGCCGATCACCCAGGCGGCCTATGACCTGACCCGCGAGCAGGGCTACTACGACGCCAACCCGGGTGCCGACATCTCGATCCAGCAGATGAACCTGAACCCGCCGACCGAGAATTCGCGCGGCCTGCGGTTCGGCAACTTCGTGCAGATCCGCGATGTCATCTCGGAGGAGATGGAGGCGATGATCACCGGCGCCGAAACCGCCCAGCAGGCGGCGGACAACGTCGTCTCGCGCGGGGATGCCCTGCTGCGCGACTTCCAGGCGACGATGCAGTGA
- a CDS encoding polysaccharide deacetylase family protein, whose product MTNLDRRTLLSGLAAACLGGAALSGSVSSAGAQTVPAVPNPPVPRLARGHDVVSLTHVQTNAPRVALTFDDGPHPTLTPMLLDILAHYRAKATFYVIGQNARRYPEILHRIVAEGHEIGNHSWSHPVLSRLGDASVLREIDRTQEVVWNTVGALPVTMRPPYGAFTHRQMQMLHDQRALTTVVWSVDPEDWRRPGVSVVSQRMVRGARPGAVILAHDIHGPTIRAVPAAIEGIQARGLTAVTMSELLGWGRWGPRGLRYVRAPGTDYQG is encoded by the coding sequence GTGACCAATCTTGATCGCCGGACATTGCTGTCCGGCCTGGCTGCGGCGTGCCTGGGGGGCGCGGCGTTGTCGGGATCCGTTTCATCCGCCGGGGCCCAGACGGTTCCTGCCGTGCCCAACCCGCCGGTTCCGCGCCTGGCGCGGGGTCACGACGTGGTGTCGCTGACGCATGTCCAGACCAATGCGCCGCGGGTCGCGCTGACCTTTGACGACGGCCCGCATCCGACGTTGACGCCGATGCTGCTGGATATCCTGGCGCATTACCGGGCCAAGGCGACCTTTTACGTCATCGGCCAGAACGCCCGGCGCTACCCCGAAATCCTGCATCGCATCGTTGCCGAGGGGCACGAGATCGGCAATCACAGCTGGTCGCACCCGGTGCTGTCGCGGCTGGGGGATGCCTCGGTCCTGCGCGAGATCGACCGCACGCAAGAGGTCGTCTGGAACACCGTCGGCGCGCTGCCGGTGACCATGCGCCCGCCCTATGGCGCCTTTACCCATCGGCAGATGCAGATGCTGCACGACCAGCGCGCGCTGACCACCGTGGTGTGGTCGGTCGATCCCGAGGACTGGCGCCGCCCCGGGGTGAGCGTGGTGTCGCAGCGCATGGTGCGCGGCGCGCGCCCGGGCGCGGTGATCCTGGCGCATGACATTCACGGTCCGACGATCCGCGCCGTGCCCGCCGCGATCGAGGGGATCCAGGCGCGCGGCTTGACGGCGGTCACCATGTCCGAGCTGTTGGGCTGGGGACGCTGGGGGCCGCGCGGGCTGCGTTATGTGCGCGCACCGGGGACGGATTACCAGGGCTGA
- a CDS encoding FAD-binding oxidoreductase, translating into MDLLTANDRPGTYPDSWYAASADMLPPFPAAIGALSCDVCVVGAGFTGLSAALHLAERGYDVIVLEAQRVGFGASGRNGGQVGTGQRLDQGALEGMVGRTVARALWDLSLDSVAVTRDLAARHAPEAGYAPGIIHAAHRARYVPEFHAYAEKLARDYDYHQIRPLDRAQMRALVGSPVYHGGDIDMGGGHLHPLRYALGLARAAQAAGVRIYEGARVVALTKADPARVHTDAAQITARFVALGLNGYAGRIEPALASRVMPINNFIAATRPMTEAERNHVIRGNHAVADSKFVINYFRFSDDNRLLFGGGESYGYAFPKDIAAKVRAPMEAIFPQLKGIEITHAWGGTLGIAYNRMPYFARLAGNVLSASGFSGHGVAMGTLGGKLMAEAIAGQAERFDVMASVPSPQFPGGATLRWPLMVAAMLWFSLRDRL; encoded by the coding sequence ATGGACCTGTTGACTGCGAACGACCGCCCCGGCACCTACCCTGACAGCTGGTATGCCGCCAGCGCCGACATGCTGCCGCCGTTTCCGGCCGCCATCGGGGCGCTGTCGTGCGATGTCTGCGTCGTGGGCGCCGGGTTCACCGGGCTCAGTGCGGCGCTGCATCTGGCCGAGCGAGGCTATGACGTGATCGTGCTGGAGGCGCAGCGCGTCGGCTTCGGCGCCTCAGGTCGCAACGGCGGGCAGGTGGGCACCGGGCAGCGGCTGGACCAGGGCGCGCTCGAGGGGATGGTCGGGCGGACCGTGGCGCGCGCGCTGTGGGACCTGTCGCTGGACTCGGTCGCCGTGACGCGCGATCTGGCGGCCCGCCACGCGCCCGAGGCCGGCTATGCACCCGGAATCATCCACGCCGCGCATCGCGCGCGCTATGTGCCCGAGTTCCACGCCTATGCCGAAAAGCTGGCGCGGGACTACGACTATCACCAGATCCGGCCGCTGGACCGGGCGCAGATGCGGGCGCTGGTCGGTTCGCCGGTCTATCACGGCGGCGATATCGACATGGGGGGCGGGCATCTGCACCCGCTGCGCTACGCGTTGGGGCTGGCGCGGGCCGCCCAGGCCGCGGGCGTGCGCATCTACGAGGGCGCGCGCGTGGTCGCGCTGACAAAGGCCGACCCCGCGCGCGTTCACACCGATGCCGCGCAGATCACCGCGCGGTTCGTCGCGCTGGGTCTCAACGGTTACGCCGGCCGGATCGAGCCCGCGCTGGCATCGCGCGTGATGCCAATCAACAACTTCATCGCCGCCACCCGCCCGATGACCGAGGCCGAGCGCAACCACGTCATCCGCGGCAATCACGCGGTGGCGGATTCGAAATTCGTCATCAATTATTTCCGCTTTTCCGACGACAACCGCCTGCTGTTCGGTGGTGGCGAGTCCTATGGTTATGCCTTTCCCAAGGACATCGCCGCCAAGGTCCGCGCGCCGATGGAGGCGATCTTTCCCCAGCTCAAGGGGATCGAGATCACCCACGCCTGGGGCGGCACGCTGGGGATCGCCTACAACCGGATGCCGTATTTTGCGCGGCTGGCGGGGAACGTGCTGTCGGCCTCGGGGTTTTCCGGGCACGGCGTGGCGATGGGAACGCTGGGCGGCAAGCTGATGGCCGAAGCGATCGCCGGGCAGGCCGAGCGGTTTGACGTCATGGCCTCGGTTCCCAGCCCGCAGTTTCCGGGCGGCGCGACGTTGCGTTGGCCGCTGATGGTGGCGGCGATGCTGTGGTTCTCGTTGCGCGACAGGTTGTGA
- a CDS encoding aspartate aminotransferase family protein — protein sequence MRQITNHLPTAELQALDAAHHMHPFTTNDALARKGARIITRASGVYLTDSEGSSIIDGMAGLWCVNIGYGRKELAQAAARQIEELPYYNTFFQTSHVPAIALSARIADLAPGDLNHVFFASSGSEANDTNIRLVRHYWALKGQPERSVIIARKNGYHGSTIGGASLGGMVPMHQQGNLPIPGIVHIDQPYWYLEGGDLTPDAFGLARARALEDKILEIGADRVGAFIAEPVQGAGGVIIPPATYWPEIQRIVDKYGILLIADEVITGFGRTGNWFGSQTFGIRPHIMTIAKGLSSGYAPIGGSIVCDEVAAVIASDEFNHGYTYSGHPVAAAVALENLRIMEDEGVVEHVRDVAHPHLAARWHALADHPLVGETALVGMMGSLALTPVKGRRARFAGEQGAAGLITRERCFANNVIMRHVYDRMIIAPPLVMTPDEIDILIDRATKALDEAYAQLKAEGMLVAE from the coding sequence ATGCGTCAGATCACCAATCACCTGCCCACCGCCGAACTTCAGGCCCTGGACGCTGCGCATCACATGCATCCGTTCACCACGAACGACGCGCTGGCGCGCAAGGGTGCCAGGATCATCACCCGGGCGAGCGGCGTCTACCTGACGGACAGCGAGGGGTCCTCGATCATCGACGGGATGGCGGGGCTTTGGTGCGTGAACATCGGCTACGGGCGCAAGGAACTGGCGCAGGCCGCCGCGCGCCAGATCGAGGAACTGCCCTATTACAATACCTTTTTCCAGACCAGCCATGTGCCCGCCATCGCGCTGTCGGCGCGCATCGCCGACCTGGCGCCGGGGGATCTGAACCATGTGTTCTTTGCCTCGTCCGGGTCCGAGGCGAACGATACCAACATCCGGCTGGTGCGGCATTACTGGGCGCTGAAGGGCCAGCCCGAGCGCAGCGTCATCATCGCCCGCAAGAACGGCTATCACGGATCGACCATCGGCGGGGCCAGCCTGGGCGGCATGGTGCCGATGCATCAGCAGGGCAACCTGCCGATCCCGGGCATCGTGCATATCGACCAGCCCTATTGGTATCTCGAAGGGGGCGACCTGACGCCGGACGCCTTCGGCCTGGCGCGCGCGCGCGCGCTTGAGGACAAGATCCTTGAAATCGGTGCCGACCGCGTGGGCGCCTTCATCGCGGAACCCGTGCAGGGGGCGGGCGGAGTCATCATCCCGCCCGCGACCTATTGGCCCGAGATACAGCGCATCGTGGACAAATACGGCATCCTGCTGATCGCCGACGAGGTCATCACCGGATTCGGCCGCACCGGCAACTGGTTTGGCAGCCAGACCTTCGGCATCCGCCCGCATATCATGACCATCGCCAAGGGTTTGAGTTCGGGCTATGCGCCGATCGGCGGGTCGATCGTCTGCGACGAGGTTGCGGCCGTCATCGCGTCCGACGAATTCAACCACGGCTACACCTATTCCGGCCACCCGGTTGCCGCCGCCGTGGCGTTGGAGAACCTGCGCATCATGGAGGACGAGGGCGTCGTCGAGCATGTGCGCGACGTGGCGCACCCGCATCTGGCGGCGCGTTGGCACGCGCTGGCGGATCACCCGCTGGTGGGCGAGACCGCGCTGGTGGGGATGATGGGGTCGCTGGCGCTGACCCCGGTGAAGGGGCGGCGCGCCCGCTTCGCCGGCGAGCAGGGCGCGGCGGGGCTGATCACCCGCGAGCGCTGCTTTGCCAACAACGTCATCATGCGCCATGTCTATGACCGCATGATCATCGCCCCGCCGCTGGTCATGACCCCCGACGAGATCGACATTCTGATCGACCGCGCAACCAAGGCCCTGGACGAAGCCTATGCCCAGCTCAAGGCCGAGGGGATGCTGGTGGCCGAGTGA
- a CDS encoding GntR family transcriptional regulator: MAPTDHAPGKLPEHEATYRRLRDMVMFGELEPGQKVTIQGITATLGAGMTPVREAIRRLTAEGALILHENRRVSVPRLTPSQVEELAFARLALEPRLAALAMERLTPADIDRIESLDQALDVAIAAGETRGYLAGNYRFHFALYDVAGAPILTSLTQSLWLRFAPSLRVVMTSDGAIGPDLHKEALSAMRAGDGRALVSAIEGDIRQGIDRVRADLHQALLRAGRGRCPPRPDGLTPQDICGTKKGRGRD; encoded by the coding sequence ATGGCCCCGACCGATCACGCCCCCGGCAAGCTGCCCGAGCACGAGGCCACCTATCGGCGGCTGCGCGACATGGTGATGTTCGGCGAACTGGAGCCAGGCCAGAAGGTGACGATCCAGGGCATCACCGCAACGCTGGGCGCGGGCATGACCCCCGTGCGCGAGGCGATTCGCCGCCTGACCGCCGAGGGCGCGCTGATCCTGCACGAAAATCGCCGCGTCTCGGTGCCCAGGTTGACCCCTTCGCAAGTCGAGGAGCTGGCCTTTGCGCGTCTGGCGCTGGAGCCGCGGCTGGCCGCCCTGGCCATGGAACGGCTGACCCCGGCTGACATCGACCGGATCGAATCGCTGGACCAGGCGCTGGACGTCGCCATCGCCGCGGGCGAGACACGCGGCTATCTGGCCGGGAACTATCGCTTTCACTTCGCGCTGTATGATGTGGCCGGGGCCCCGATTCTGACCTCGCTCACGCAATCGCTCTGGTTGCGCTTTGCGCCGTCGCTGCGGGTGGTGATGACCTCGGACGGAGCGATCGGGCCCGATTTGCACAAGGAGGCCCTGTCGGCGATGCGGGCGGGCGACGGGCGCGCGCTGGTGTCCGCGATCGAGGGCGACATTCGCCAGGGGATCGACCGGGTGCGCGCCGATCTGCACCAGGCGCTGTTGCGGGCGGGCAGGGGGCGTTGCCCCCCTCGGCCTGACGGCCTCACCCCCCAGGATATTTGCGGCACAAAGAAGGGCCGGGGGCGGGATTAA
- a CDS encoding DHA2 family efflux MFS transporter permease subunit, whose amino-acid sequence MRAMLRARAMPLIVAVALLLETLDASVIATALPEIARDLGTSPIHLKLAMTSYLLALAIFIPASGWAADRFGARRVFRWAITVFAAGSIACGMSSSMEALIAARVLQGIGGSMMVPVGRLIVLRTTAKSDLVSALAWLTVPALVGPVLGPLLGGFITTYWSWRWIFWINIPIALAGLVLVTLFIPTIRSDDVRAFDAVGFALLGPGLAAFLTGITLAGLGLAQPLWSAVFTLGGLALVLAYARHARRVAAPLIDLTLLRIPTFRIAALGGTFFRVGAGARPFLLPLLFQLAFGMTPFQSGALTFASGAGAMAMKFTAKPILDRFGFRRVLVVNGILASVLMLLPMAFSATTPWPLVVLPLFVAGVGWSLQFTAINAMAYSDVAAERMSSATSFNSVAQQLARSVGITLAAFGLSGAQAWTGSATLSATEFAPVFVLVALVALLSVPYFARLSRDAGGALLARQAG is encoded by the coding sequence ATGCGGGCGATGCTGCGCGCGCGGGCGATGCCCCTGATCGTGGCCGTGGCGCTGCTGCTGGAAACGCTGGACGCCAGCGTCATCGCCACCGCGCTGCCCGAAATCGCGCGCGACCTCGGCACCTCGCCCATCCATCTGAAACTGGCGATGACCTCGTATCTGCTGGCGCTGGCCATCTTCATCCCGGCCTCGGGTTGGGCGGCGGACCGGTTCGGGGCGCGGCGCGTGTTTCGTTGGGCGATCACCGTCTTTGCCGCCGGGTCCATTGCCTGCGGGATGTCCTCGAGCATGGAGGCGTTGATCGCGGCCCGGGTGTTGCAGGGGATCGGCGGCTCGATGATGGTGCCGGTTGGGCGCCTGATCGTGCTGCGCACCACGGCGAAATCGGACCTGGTCTCGGCCCTGGCCTGGCTGACGGTGCCGGCGCTGGTGGGCCCGGTGCTGGGCCCGCTGCTGGGCGGGTTCATCACCACCTACTGGAGCTGGCGCTGGATCTTCTGGATCAACATCCCCATTGCCCTCGCCGGCCTGGTGCTGGTCACGCTGTTCATCCCGACGATCCGCTCGGACGACGTCCGCGCGTTCGATGCCGTCGGCTTTGCGCTGCTGGGGCCGGGTCTGGCGGCCTTTCTGACGGGCATCACGTTGGCCGGTCTGGGCCTGGCCCAACCCCTGTGGAGCGCGGTCTTCACGCTGGGCGGTCTGGCGCTGGTGCTGGCCTATGCGCGACACGCGCGTCGGGTCGCGGCGCCCCTGATCGACCTGACGCTGTTGCGGATCCCGACCTTTCGCATCGCCGCCCTGGGGGGCACGTTCTTTCGCGTCGGCGCGGGGGCGCGGCCCTTTCTGTTGCCCTTGCTGTTCCAACTGGCGTTCGGGATGACCCCGTTCCAGTCGGGGGCGCTGACCTTTGCCTCGGGCGCGGGGGCGATGGCGATGAAGTTCACGGCCAAGCCGATTCTCGACCGCTTCGGTTTTCGCCGCGTGCTGGTGGTGAACGGGATTCTGGCCTCGGTGCTGATGCTGCTGCCGATGGCATTCAGCGCGACCACGCCCTGGCCGCTGGTGGTGCTACCGCTGTTCGTGGCGGGCGTCGGCTGGTCGTTGCAGTTCACCGCGATCAACGCGATGGCCTATTCCGATGTCGCCGCCGAGCGGATGAGCTCCGCGACCTCGTTCAACTCGGTCGCGCAACAACTGGCGCGGTCGGTCGGCATCACGCTGGCGGCGTTCGGCCTGTCGGGGGCGCAGGCCTGGACGGGCAGCGCCACCCTGAGCGCGACCGAATTCGCGCCGGTCTTTGTGCTGGTCGCGTTGGTCGCCTTGCTGTCGGTGCCCTATTTCGCGCGCCTGTCGCGCGACGCGGGCGGGGCGCTGCTGGCCCGGCAGGCCGGTTGA
- a CDS encoding Trm112 family protein encodes MTDGPGETDRHMLESLVCPVTQGRLSYDAAAQELISATAHLAFPIRNGIPIMIASEARELE; translated from the coding sequence ATGACCGACGGCCCCGGCGAAACCGACCGCCACATGCTGGAATCGCTGGTCTGCCCGGTGACGCAGGGGCGGCTCAGCTACGACGCGGCGGCGCAAGAGCTGATCTCGGCCACGGCCCATCTGGCCTTTCCGATCCGCAACGGAATCCCCATCATGATCGCGTCCGAGGCCCGCGAACTGGAGTGA
- a CDS encoding LON peptidase substrate-binding domain-containing protein: MLSASDLPDTIPLFPLPGALVLPRARLPLHIFEPRYLAMVEDCLATRTRLIGMIQPRVTPAGGGDRLHSIGCAGRLTSFSETEDGRYMITLIGVSRFRLIEDLGTGPAPYRRGRVQWDTFARDLGRAEQDPRLDRVGFLDLLARYFEAVNLSAEWPSLKDAEDEMLINALSMLCPFPPEERQALLEAPSLETRRETLVTLMEFALRGRGRGEEKDVLQ, encoded by the coding sequence ATGCTGAGCGCGTCGGACCTGCCAGACACGATCCCGCTGTTCCCCTTGCCGGGCGCATTGGTCCTGCCGCGTGCCCGGCTGCCTTTGCACATCTTCGAGCCGCGCTATCTGGCGATGGTCGAGGATTGCCTGGCCACCCGAACCCGTCTCATCGGCATGATCCAGCCGCGCGTCACGCCCGCCGGTGGCGGGGACCGGCTGCACAGTATCGGCTGCGCGGGGCGCCTGACCAGTTTCTCGGAAACCGAGGACGGGCGCTACATGATCACCCTGATCGGCGTTTCGCGGTTTCGCCTGATCGAGGATCTGGGCACCGGGCCGGCCCCGTATCGGCGCGGCCGGGTGCAATGGGACACATTCGCGCGCGATCTCGGGCGGGCGGAACAGGACCCGCGGCTGGACCGCGTGGGGTTTCTCGACCTGCTCGCGCGGTATTTCGAGGCCGTGAACCTGTCGGCGGAATGGCCCAGCCTCAAGGACGCCGAGGACGAGATGCTCATCAACGCGCTGTCCATGCTGTGCCCGTTTCCGCCCGAGGAACGCCAGGCCCTGCTCGAGGCCCCGTCGCTGGAAACGCGCCGCGAAACGCTGGTCACGCTGATGGAATTCGCGCTGCGTGGCCGAGGTCGTGGCGAAGAAAAGGACGTTCTGCAATGA
- the trxA gene encoding thioredoxin has protein sequence MENAMLGQMDATPAAGGWVKETSEAEFMQDVVDASQEVPVIVDFWAPWCGPCRTLGPALEAAVNAVKGKVRMVKLNVDENQQIAGQLRIQSIPTVYAFYQGRPVDAFQGALPASELKKFVEKLVELGGDDGGLGAALDEAETVLGEGDAAGAAEIFAAVLGEEPENAVALGGLARAQIALGALDQAEALLNNAPDAIAAAKEVEAARAQLALAHQAANAGPVEDLRAVLEGDPANNQARFDLAQALHAKGDIAGAIDTLLELFRRDREWNDGAAKAQLFTIFDALKPNDPLVQKGRRRLSSMLFA, from the coding sequence ATGGAGAATGCCATGCTGGGCCAGATGGATGCGACCCCCGCCGCCGGCGGTTGGGTGAAGGAAACGAGCGAAGCCGAATTCATGCAAGACGTCGTGGACGCGAGCCAGGAGGTTCCCGTCATCGTCGATTTCTGGGCGCCCTGGTGCGGTCCTTGCCGCACGCTGGGCCCGGCGCTGGAAGCCGCCGTCAATGCCGTCAAGGGCAAGGTGCGGATGGTCAAGCTGAACGTGGACGAGAACCAGCAGATCGCCGGTCAGTTGCGCATCCAGTCGATTCCGACGGTCTATGCCTTTTACCAGGGCCGCCCGGTCGATGCCTTTCAGGGCGCGCTGCCGGCCTCGGAACTGAAGAAATTCGTCGAGAAACTGGTGGAACTGGGCGGCGACGACGGCGGCCTGGGCGCCGCGCTGGACGAGGCCGAGACCGTGCTCGGTGAAGGCGACGCCGCGGGAGCCGCCGAGATCTTCGCCGCCGTTCTGGGCGAGGAACCCGAGAATGCCGTGGCGCTGGGCGGTCTGGCGCGGGCGCAGATCGCGCTGGGCGCCCTGGATCAGGCCGAGGCGCTTTTGAACAACGCCCCCGACGCCATCGCCGCCGCGAAAGAGGTCGAGGCCGCGCGCGCACAACTGGCGCTGGCGCATCAGGCCGCCAACGCCGGCCCGGTCGAGGATCTGCGCGCGGTGCTTGAGGGCGATCCCGCCAACAATCAGGCGCGCTTCGATCTGGCGCAGGCGCTGCACGCCAAGGGTGACATCGCCGGTGCCATCGACACCCTGCTGGAGCTGTTCCGCCGCGATCGCGAATGGAACGACGGCGCCGCCAAGGCGCAGTTGTTCACCATCTTCGACGCGCTGAAGCCCAACGATCCGCTGGTCCAGAAGGGCCGCCGCCGTCTGTCCTCGATGCTGTTTGCCTGA